One Glycine max cultivar Williams 82 chromosome 4, Glycine_max_v4.0, whole genome shotgun sequence DNA segment encodes these proteins:
- the LOC100500107 gene encoding uncharacterized protein LOC100500107 (The RefSeq protein has 1 substitution compared to this genomic sequence) — protein MDYDFRSRSGPQPPIYRPPPPPSPMYRPSPYQQNPTPSSGFGVRVGIKPEYRITPPPHLSSLAGDNPRSNFQFDFGLERKILAEAEKDNPNWSKFGSENVPTKVSDSSTAKVTALDPIVSKFMAMGLNQEAVPIAVENYGDNPTKVQEFVNGYTLLREMGFSSNSVADALVMNDNHTDKALAHFLNGSS, from the exons ATGGACTACGATTTCAGAAGCAGGTCGGGCCCACAACCTCCGATTTACCGTCCGCCACCGCCACCGTCACCGATGTACCGTCCATCACCGTATCAGCAGAATCCTACTCCTTCTT CAGGATTTGGCGTTAGGGTTGGTATAAAGCCAGAATATAGGATCACACCGCCG CCTCATTTATCATCCCTTGCGGGAGATAATCCACGGAGCAACTTCCAATTTGATTTTGGATTGGAGAGAAAAATTTTAGCCGAAGCAGAGAAGGATAACCCAAATTGGAGCAAATTTGGATCAGAAAATGTTCCGACTAAAGTTTCTGATTCATCAACAGCAAAG GTTACTGCTTTGGATCCCATTGTGAGCAAATTTATGGCCATGGGGCTTAGCCAAGAGGCTGTTCCCATTGCCGTTGAAAATTATGGTGATAATCCAACCAAA GTTCAGGAATTCGTCAATGGCTACACCCTTTTGCGTGAAATGGGATTTTCATCAAATAGCGTTGCTGACGCCTTGGTTATGAATGACAATCATACGGACAAGGCGCTAGCACATTTCCTTAATGGCTCATCCTGA
- the LOC100779561 gene encoding hydroxyproline O-galactosyltransferase HPGT1 gives MQIRGSSHRLSSMGNNRSRIPALLISMFATFASIYVAGRLWQDAENRVYLIKELDRITGQGQSAISVDDTLKIIACREQHKKLDAIETELAGARQEGFVSKPLIETNGTYSMRRPLVVIGILTKFGRQKNRDAIRKAWMGSGASLKKIEEGKGIIVQFVIGRSENRGDNQDKDIDRENRLTNDFIILDNHVETNDAFPKKAKLFFAHAADKWDAEFYAKVNDDVYVNIDALGATLATHLDKPRVYMGCMKSGEVFSELNHKWYEPEWWKFGDKKSYFRHASGEMYVISQALAKFISINRSILRTYAHDDVSAGSWFIGLDVKHVDEAKFCCSSWSTGAICAGV, from the exons GTCACAGACTCTCCAGTATGGGCAATAATCGATCCCGCATTCCCGCGCTCCTCATCTCCATGTTCGCCACTTTCGCTTCTATCTACGTCGCTGGAAg GCTGTGGCAGGACGCAGAGAATCGCGTTTATCTCATCAAAGAGCTCGATAGGATCACTGGCCAG GGACAATCTGCTATATCTGTGGATGATACATTGAAGATCATAGCCTGCAG GGAACAACATAAGAAGCTCGATGCAATTGAGACGGAACTTGCTGGAGCTAGACAAGAGGGTTTTGTTTCAAAACCCTTGATAGAGACTAATGGAACTTACTCAATGAGAAGGCCGTTGGTCGTGATAGGTATACTGACAAAGTTTGGTCGCCAGAAGAATAGAGATGCAATTCGAAAGGCATGGATGGGGAGTG GTgcatctttgaaaaaaattgaagaaggaAAGGGCATCATTGTGCAATTTGTTATTGGTAGAAG TGAAAATCGTGGAGACAATCAAGATAAAGACATTGATCGTGAGAATAGGCTGACTAATGACTTCATAATTCTC GATAATCATGTGGAAACAAATGATGCATTCCCAAAGAAGGCCAAATTGTTCTTTGCTCATGCTGCAGACAAATGGGATGCTGAGTTTTATGCGAAAGTCAATGATGATGTCTATGTAAATATTG ATGCCTTGGGAGCTACACTAGCTACTCATTTGGACAAACCTCGTGTTTACATGGGATGCATGAAATCAGGGGAAGTTTTCTCTGAGCT GAACCATAAATGGTATGAACCAGAGTGGTGGAAATTTGGTGACAAAAAATC ATACTTTCGTCATGCATCAGGAGAGATGTATGTTATATCACAAGCTTTGGCTAAATTTATATCAATAAACAG ATCTATTCTCCGTACCTATGCCCACGATGATGTGAGTGCTGGATCCTGGTTTATCGGGCTTGATGTGAAGCATGTTGATGAGGCCAAGTTTTGTTGCTCATCTTGGTCGACAG GAGCAATCTGTGCTGGTGTTTGA